The DNA sequence CTCATCATGTTATACCCCTGCTAGTCACCCTGAAAAGAGCCTCCAGCGCGAGCCAAGACGCCATCGCCAGAAGAAGCAAGTTGGAGTTGCAGTGAAGTCTTGTTGTGGTCAGACGCTTATGCAGTACACTAATAACTCTCACAAACATGCTTCTGTTGGTGAGTTTTCAGTACATATCATCCAAGTGTTGAAAGAATGCCGAATTGGTAGAACAACGTAGattaaaaaaaaactccATGCTGACCCAAGCGGATGTGTTCATCATATCAGTCCTGCTCAGCCTTCACAGTCACCCATTtatcctcacccaccccctcacccacctcactGATTTGACAATTCTTCTGGGCATGCTCCGCAATAACAAGCCCAACTAACTCCTTCTCCGCAATCATACAAAGCATCGAgacctcctcatctcctGTTGTAGGTACACTCCCATCAGAGCCAACCTTTGCGAGATACTCACCCACTATCCTCCGCCCGTGTTGTTCCCAGTAATCCCTCGTCATTGCTACTGCCAACGGCAAGCCCTGGTTTATATATGCCGTCCCCCTTCCAGGGAGCTTGTTACCGGGAAGCAAAATCCTATAAATATTCCGCCAGCGGTCTTCTTCAGGTAGGTGCGGTTTGTCACGTCTAATGATCTCCCTGAGCGTAGACTGGGAAACGcccttgatgatgtcaaggCTGCGAGGCTGGCAGGTGCGTTCCCGAATGTGGCTGTCGCAGGTGGGCTCATTGGCAAAGGTTTGACTGCAGATAGGGCAGTAGAAGGGATTGGGGTGGTGCTTGATAAGATGTTGGACGACATCAGAGATGGagcggaggtggtgctgtAAGTTACAGAATccatgatgggatgggttggagatggcgaaGGGACATGGTAGAGGGTAGTAGCCATCAATTCGAAAGATGAGGACGGTTGAGGGGTCGGATGGGTCAGATGTCTCCATGAGTATGGATCGAGGTGTTGGGCTAGAGGTTTTGGAGCgctttggaggtgggatCCTGATAGTAGGGGGTGGGATGTAGCGTGCGGACTTCATCCATTGAGAAACAACTGGAAAGGTTTGACCGGCTAACTGGCACGCCAGGTGTTGAAGATTCTTAGGCAAGTGTGGCTGTAACAATGAGGCTGTTTCGTCGGGGGAGACACTGCCGCAGTCGCTTTCGAA is a window from the Podospora pseudocomata strain CBS 415.72m chromosome 6, whole genome shotgun sequence genome containing:
- a CDS encoding hypothetical protein (EggNog:ENOG503PFWI), giving the protein MPQPGHGRSVTIGRKEKTSALNPSSRHRDSIRPATGRKRYRHESHDDVTSTHTVESTDLEDAFESDCGSVSPDETASLLQPHLPKNLQHLACQLAGQTFPVVSQWMKSARYIPPPTIRIPPPKRSKTSSPTPRSILMETSDPSDPSTVLIFRIDGYYPLPCPFAISNPSHHGFCNLQHHLRSISDVVQHLIKHHPNPFYCPICSQTFANEPTCDSHIRERTCQPRSLDIIKGVSQSTLREIIRRDKPHLPEEDRWRNIYRILLPGNKLPGRGTAYINQGLPLAVAMTRDYWEQHGRRIVGEYLAKVGSDGSVPTTGDEEVSMLCMIAEKELVGLVIAEHAQKNCQISEVGEGVGEDKWVTVKAEQD